The Ranitomeya imitator isolate aRanImi1 chromosome 3, aRanImi1.pri, whole genome shotgun sequence genome has a window encoding:
- the RAI2 gene encoding retinoic acid-induced protein 2 translates to MEELYKETPDLQMDLNSSPSTIPNKLENGVAQLITAEAWNINSSGLMKKALSPLVTVPAAPVLSPSADSQSGVALKVAATVLQPICLGESPVVLPIHWQVAGSTSPQTNTNGSTPYVVTTQGPVPLPVLLEQHVFQHLNSPLVLPQAPPCSGPTIQNHLFPGTTTNIGQSQIFDQKTSSPVQESVLPPVFHTPGFTAVLQDLFPPSGLGTHSPCHSSPDFASANINSVPPPGFSSPLSPLVPPATLLVPYPVIVPLPVPLPIPIPIPIPVPQTEKDCKGNVDPPKCNVEILRSCKATQTTLEKEEVKPFEFTAKTEFPQFHRHSVIKINNENEALDLSMKIEPLVNNNDISTEVLQEDGVLDLSVPVHKRCASTSTQVGTSSSSILQRDPVGPSTGKSFLATFNPPLVHNELTQKHDSRVICTNTAEVLRQQKWISEPSRASYEPKMSNNIELVSSSQTAKVIVSVKDAIPAIFCGKIKGLSGVSTKNFSFKRDLPQDSVLQSYDVKNQGELRENADALRKPVKNRGMKLKKVNSQEIHILPIKKQRLAAFFPRK, encoded by the coding sequence ATGGAAGAACTCTATAAAGAAACACCAGACCTGCAAATGGACTTAAATAGCAGCCCCTCCACCATTCCAAACAAACTGGAGAATGGGGTCGCACAGCTGATAACTGCAGAAGCCTGGAATATCAATTCTTCGGGTTTGATGAAAAAAGCACTCTCCCCTCTTGTTACGGTGCCAGCTGCCCCTGTACTTAGCCCCTCAGCCGATTCCCAAAGTGGGGTAGCACTGAAGGTGGCTGCAACTGTTCTTCAGCCTATTTGCTTGGGAGAAAGTCCCGTTGTATTGCCAATACATTGGCAGGTTGCTGGTAGCACATcaccacaaacaaacacaaacggcAGCACACCTTATGTGGTAACCACGCAAGGTCCAGTTCCACTGCCTGTTCTTTTGGAGCAGCATGTTTTTCAGCACTTGAACTCTCCATTAGTGTTGCCTCAAGCACCTCCATGCTCTGGACCTACCATCCAAAACCACCTTTTTCCTGGAACTACTACTAATATCGGTCAGTCACAAATATTTGACCAGAAGACATCCAGTCCAGTCCAGGAATCTGTACTGCCACCAGTTTTTCACACACCAGGCTTTACAGCTGTACTACAAGATTTGTTTCCACCATCAGGTTTAGGCACACACTCTCCTTGTCATTCATCTCCAGATTTTGCATCTGCTAATATAAACTCGGTCCCCCCTCCAGGCTTCAGTTCCCCTTTATCTCCTTTAGTTCCACCTGCCACACTTCTGGTACCATATCCTGTCATTGTTCCCCTACCAGTGCCTCTGCCTATACCAATACCAATCCCAATACCAGTGCCACAGACTGAAAAAGACTGTAAAGGAAATGTGGACCCTCCTAAGTGCAATGTAGAAATTCTTAGGAGTTGCAAAGCTACTCAAACCACCCTAGAGAAGGAAGAAGTGAAACCTTTCGAATTCACAGCAAAAACAGAATTTCCACAGTTCCATCGACACTCTGTCATAAAAATAAATAACGAAAATGAAGCACTTGATCTTTCTATGAAAATAGAACCCTTGGTTAATAACAATGATATAAGTACAGAGGTACTCCAGGAAGATGGCGTTTTAGATCTGTCTGTTCCTGTGCACAAGAGATGTGCAAGCACCAGTACTCAAGTTGGCACGTCTTCATCAAGTATATTACAAAGGGACCCTGTAGGTCCTTCTACAGGTAAGAGCTTCCTTGCTACATTTAACCCACCCTTAGTCCATAACGAACTGACCCAGAAACATGACAGTCGAGTCATCTGCACCAACACTGCTGAAGTTTTACGCCAACAAAAATGGATTTCCGAGCCAAGTAGAGCTAGTTATGAGCCTAAAATGTCCAACAACATTGAGCTAGTGAGTAGTTCCCAAACAGCAAAAGTCATTGTTTCCGTAAAAGATGCCATTCCGGCCATATTTTGTGGCAAAATAAAAGGCCTTTCCGGTGTCTCAACAAAAAACTTTTCCTTTAAAAGAGATTTGCCACAGGACTCAGTGTTGCAGAGCTACGATGTGAAGAATCAGGGAGAGTTGAGGGAAAATGCTGACGCTTTACGAAAGCCAGTAAAAAATCGAGGCATGAAGCTAAAGAAAGTGAATTCCCAGGAGATACATATCCTTCCAATCAAAAAgcagagactggctgctttttttcCTAGAAAATAA